A single window of Vibrio alfacsensis DNA harbors:
- a CDS encoding ABC transporter ATP-binding protein: MYALEIEQLRKTYAGGFEALKGISLKVEKGDFYALLGPNGAGKSTTIGIISSLVNKTSGTTKVFGYNIDTHLELAKQNLGLVPQEFNFNQFETVEQIVMQQAGYYGVSKALAKERAEKYLSKLDLWEKRKERARNLSGGMKRRLMIARALMHEPQLLILDEPTAGVDIELRRSMWDFLKEINLQQGITIILTTHYLEEAEMLCRNIGIINKGELIENTTMKALLSKLRVETFILDVELEGEMPKLEGVNSQMMVNGSLEIELDKSQALNSVFSQLSEHGVNVLSMRNKANRLEELFVSIVRGGNQ, from the coding sequence ATGTATGCATTAGAAATTGAACAGCTTCGCAAGACGTATGCGGGCGGATTTGAAGCGTTGAAAGGCATTAGCCTAAAAGTAGAAAAAGGTGACTTTTATGCGCTTCTCGGACCGAATGGTGCAGGTAAATCGACCACAATTGGCATCATATCTTCTTTAGTCAATAAGACCTCCGGCACAACAAAGGTATTTGGCTACAATATCGATACGCACCTTGAATTGGCAAAGCAGAACCTAGGTTTGGTGCCTCAAGAGTTCAACTTCAACCAATTTGAAACGGTTGAGCAGATTGTTATGCAGCAAGCGGGTTATTACGGGGTATCTAAAGCGCTAGCGAAAGAGCGAGCAGAGAAGTACCTCAGCAAGCTTGATTTGTGGGAGAAGCGGAAAGAGCGTGCGCGTAACTTATCTGGTGGAATGAAGCGCCGTTTAATGATTGCCCGCGCGTTGATGCACGAGCCTCAGTTATTGATTCTAGATGAACCGACCGCTGGAGTGGACATTGAACTGCGCCGTTCGATGTGGGATTTCTTAAAAGAGATCAATCTACAGCAGGGTATAACCATTATCTTGACGACGCATTACCTTGAAGAAGCAGAAATGTTGTGTCGCAATATCGGTATCATCAACAAAGGTGAGCTGATTGAGAACACCACAATGAAAGCGCTTTTAAGCAAACTTCGTGTTGAAACTTTCATCTTAGATGTTGAGCTTGAGGGTGAAATGCCGAAATTAGAAGGTGTGAATAGCCAAATGATGGTGAACGGTTCTTTAGAAATTGAACTTGATAAGAGCCAAGCGTTGAACTCAGTGTTTAGTCAGCTTTCTGAACATGGTGTTAACGTGCTTTCAATGCGCAATAAAGCAAACCGTTTGGAAGAACTTTTTGTCAGCATTGTTCGTGGGGGTAATCAATAA